A genome region from Primulina eburnea isolate SZY01 chromosome 9, ASM2296580v1, whole genome shotgun sequence includes the following:
- the LOC140841889 gene encoding LOW QUALITY PROTEIN: uncharacterized protein (The sequence of the model RefSeq protein was modified relative to this genomic sequence to represent the inferred CDS: deleted 1 base in 1 codon), translating to MAEKIALPLHLPNPPPPKPFFNDSHPNSSAVVPSNSPPKFTPLLPELLHLNPSTSSTSPVPTNSLNLPSSVPRTRHRIGKHRDANKGKPWLHHHLSPQGELTLQSLTDDGFNMENLDEVLVPLFDSHNRQNEFSEVFMGGFSSDVLCIIKALGHYRKCDLALRVFEWIKKRCGSKDLIKGSVVAVIICTLGKVGRVSEAASLLQKLQKDGFGVDVYAYTSMISVYARNGRYREAVMVFKKMEEEGCKPTLITYNVILNVYGKMGMPWNKISAVFEGMKSSGVVPDAYTYNTIISCCRRGSLYEEAKGIFEEMKLAGYMPDKVTYNTLLDVFGKSRRPKLAMEILREMEFNGLFPSIVTYNSLISAYSRDGLLEEAMELKAQMLEKGIIPDVFTYTTLLSGFEKAGKDESAFRVFEEMRSSGCNPNICTFNALIKMYGNRGKFMEMMNIFDDIKECGCTADIVTWNTLLAVFGQNGMDTEVSGVFKEMKRSGFVAERDTFNTLISAYSRCGSFDQAMAIYKQMLEAGVTPDLSTYNAVLAALARGGLWKQSEKVFAEMKDGRCKPNELTYSSLLHAYANGKEIEKVHDLAKDIRAGAIEPHVVLLKTLVLVYSKSDLLKETEQAFLELRNRGFSPDITTLNSMVSIYGRRQMIDKANEILSFMETRGFTHSLTTYNSLIYMYSRSVNFVRSEEILRDMLSKGMKPDIISYNTVIYAYCRNGRMRDASRVFLEMRESGLIPDVITYNTFVSSYASEAMFVEAIDVIRYMIKQKCKPNESTYNSIIDWYCKRSRRDEAITFVSNLRTLNPHVSTEEEHRLSERLKMK from the exons ATGGCAGAAAAGATAGCTCTCCCCCTCCATCTCCCAAACCCACCACCGCCAAAACCCTTCTTCAACGATTCCCACCCCAACTCCTCCGCCGTCGTACCTTCAAACTCTCCGCCGAAGTTCACCCCTCTTCTCCCAGAATTGCTCCACCTGAACCCCTCAACCTCCTCCACTTCCCCCGTACCCACAAATTCTCTGAACCTACCTTCCTCCGTCCCCAGAACACGACATCGCATTGGCAAACACCGCGACGCGAACAAGGGAAAACCCTGGCTCCACCACCACCTATCCCCTCAAGGTGAGCTCACACTTCAATCCCTTACTGACGATGGATTTAACATGGAAAACCTTGACGAGGTGTTGGTTCCTTTGTTTGATTCTCATAATCGACAGAATGAATTTTCAGAAGTGTTTATGGGAGGTTTTTCGTCTGATGTTTTGTGTATAATTAAGGCATTGGGGCATTATAGAAAATGTGATCTGGCTTTAAGAGTTTTTGAGTGGATTAAGAAACGTTGTGGTTCGAAAGATTTGATAAAAGGGTCTGTTGTGGCTGTGATCATTTGTACGTTAGGCAAAGTGGGTCGGGTTTCTGAAGCGGCTTCTTTGCTTCAGAAATTGCAGAAAGATGGATTTGGAGTCGATGTTTATGCTTATACATCTATGATATCGGTTTATGCAAGGAATGGTAGGTATAGGGAAGCCGTGATGGTTTTCAAGAAAATGGAGGAGGAAGGCTGCAAACCTACATTAATTACATATAATGTGATTTTGAATGTATATGGGAAAATGGGCATGCCTTGGAATAAGATCTCTGCGGTTTTTGAAGGAATGAAGAGTTCAGGTGTCGTTCCTGATGCTTATACA TACAACACTATCATAAGTTGTTGTAGACGAGGATCTTTGTACGAGGAAGCAAAAGGGATTTTTGAGGAGATGAAATTGGCTGGATATATGCCAGATAAAGTTACATATAATACACTACTTGATGTTTTCGGGAAATCCAGGAGACCTAAGTTGGCAATGGAAATTCTGAGGGAGATGGAGTTTAATGGGCTTTTCCCTAGCATTGTGACGTACAATTCTCTCATTTCTGCTTATTCTAGGGACGGTTTGTTGGAGGAGGCGATGGAGCTAAAAGCCCAGATGCTCGAGAAAGGGATTATACCAGATGTGTTCACATATACTACTCTATTGTCAGGATTTGAGAAGGCGGGGAAGGACGAGTCAGCATTTAGGGTGTTTGAGGAGATGCGGAGTTCAGGCTGTAACCCAAATATATGCACATTCAATGCACTGATTAAAATGTATGGAAACCGAGGAAAATTTATGGAAATGATGAATATTTTTGATGATATAAAGGAATGTGGATGTACCGCGGATATTGTTACATGGAACACCCTTTTGGCTGTGTTTGGGCAGAATGGGATGGATACCGAAGTGTCAGGGGTGTTCAAAGAGATGAAAAGATCAGGTTTTGTGGCCGAGAGGGACACTTTTAACACCTTGATCAGTGCTTACAGTAGGTGTGGATCCTTCGACCAGGCCATGGCTATCTACAAGCAAATGTTAGAAGCAGGGGTCACTCCTGATCTTTCCACTTATAATGCCGTTTTGGCAGCTCTGGCTCGGGGAGGACTGTGGAAACAATCTGAAAAGGTCTTTGCTGAAATGAAAGATGGGCGGTGCAAACCTAACGAGCTGACTTACAGTTCTTTGCTACATGCTTACGCTAATGGGAAAGAAATTGAGAAGGTACATGATCTTGCCAAAGACATACGTGCGGGTGCAATTGAACCTCATGTTGTGCTCTTGAAAACTCTCGTTCTAGTATATAGCAAGAGTGACCTGTTGAAGGAAACTGAGCAAGCTTTTCTAGAGCTTAGAAACAGAGGTTTTTCTCCAGATATCACCACATTAAATTCCATGGTTTCCATATATGGCAGGAGGCAAATGATTGATAAGGCCAACGAAATTTTGAGCTTTATGGAGACAAGAGGGTTCACACACAGTTTGACGACATACAACAGCTTGATATACATGTATAGCCGTTCCGTAAATTTTGTGAGATCTGAAGAAATACTAAGGGATATGTTGTCAAAAGGAATGAAACCGGATATCATTTCATATAATACAGTAATATATGCATATTGCAGGAATGGGAGAATGAGAGATGCATCACGGGTTTTTCTTGAAATGAGGGAATCTGGTCTCATTCCCGATGTTATCACATACAATACCTTTGTTTCAAGTTATGCATCCGAGGCAATGTTTGTTGAGGCTATTGATGTGATCCGGTACATGATCAAGCAGAAGTGCAAACCAAATGAGAGCACCTATAATTCTATCATAGATTGGTACTGTAAGCGTAGCCGGAGGGATGAGGCTATAACCTTTGTCAGTAATCTTCGAACACTCAATCCTCATGTTTCTACCGAGGAAGAACATAGATTATCAGAAAGATTGAAGATGAAGTGA
- the LOC140841890 gene encoding thioredoxin domain-containing protein 9 homolog — translation MDNPNIQQILEQQLLTVAKAVEDKIDDEIAALDRLDLDDVEVLRERRLQQMKKMAEKRRGWVALGHGEYSEIPTEKEFFSVVKASERVVCHFYRENWPCKVMDKHLGILAKQHIETRFIKLNAEKSQYLAEKLRIVVLPTLALVKNAKVEDYVVGFDELGGTEDFSTEELEERLSKAQVIFYEGESSFNPSKSKAPKRNVRQGSTSYSSDSE, via the exons ATGGATAATCCAAACATTCAGCAG ATATTGGAGCAGCAACTGCTGACGGTGGCGAAGGCGGTAGAGGACAAGATAGATGACGAGATCGCGGCATTGGATCGGCTAGATTTGGACGATGTGGAGGTGTTGAGGGAGCGGAGGTTACAGCAGATGAAGAAAATGGCGGAGAAAAGGAGAGGCTGGGTCGCACTCGGCCACGGTGAGTACTCAGAGATCCCAACGGAGAAGGAATTTTTCTCTGTGGTTAAGGCCAGTGAGCGCGTTGTTTGCCATTTCTACCGCGAAAATTGGCCTTGCAAG GTCATGGACAAGCACTTGGGTATATTGGCGAAACAACATATTGAGACACGTTTCATAAAACTTAATGCTGAGAAAAGTCAATACTTGGCTGAAAAGCTGAGGATTGTTGTTCTTCCAACTCTCGCTCTTGTAAAAAACGCTAAAGTGGAGGATTACGTG GTCGGCTTTGATGAGCTCGGGGGGACGGAAGATTTCAGCACAGAAGAATTGGAAGAGAGATTGTCGAAAGCACAAGTAATCTTTTATGAAGGCGAATCTTCATTCAATCCATCTAAGTCCAAAGCCCCAAAAAGGAACGTTCGGCAAGGCTCGACTTCCTATTCATCGGACTCTGAGTAG